Proteins from one Silurus meridionalis isolate SWU-2019-XX chromosome 3, ASM1480568v1, whole genome shotgun sequence genomic window:
- the usp9 gene encoding probable ubiquitin carboxyl-terminal hydrolase FAF-X isoform X4, with product MTATTRGSPMGGNESQEQGQAPDGQSQPPLPQNQTSTPTTSNENSPVSPPDEQVQGDCTGQLEEEEEPAFPHTDLAKLDDMINRPRWVVPVLPKGELEVLLEAAIDLCKKGLDVKCEACQRFFRDGLTISFTKILTDEAVSGWKFEIHRCIINNTHRLMELCVTKLSQDWFPLLELLAMATNPHCKFHIYNGTRPSETVPAGVQLAEDELFARPPDPRSPKGWLVDLVNKFGTLNGFQILHDRFMSGQALNVQIIAALIKPFGQCYEFLTLHTVKKYFLPVIEMVPQFLENLTDEELKKEAKNEAKNDALSMIIKSLKNLASRVPGQEETVKNMEIFRLKMILRLLQISSFNGKMNALNEVNKVISSVSYYTHRHGNPEEAEWLTAERMAEWIQQNNILSIVLRDSLHQPQYVEKLEKILRFVIKEKALTLQDLDNIWAAQAGKHEAIVKNVHDLLAKLAWDFSPEQLDHLFDCFKESWTNASKKQREKLLELIRRLAEDDKDGVMAHKVLNLLWNLAHSDDVPVDIMDQALSAHIKILDYSCSQDRDTQKIQWIDRFIEELRSNDKWVIPALKQIREICSLFGEAPQNLSQTQRSPHVFYRHDLINQLQHNHALVTLVAENLSAYMENMRQFSKAEHTDFDPQTVRPGSRYSHVQEVQERLNFLRFLLKDGQLWLCAPQAKQIWKCLAENAVFLCDREACFKWYSKLMGDEPDLDPDINKDFFENNVLQLDPSLLTENGMKCFERFFKAVNCREGKLVAKRRVYMMDDLELIGLDYLWRVVIQGSDDIANRAIDLLKEIYTNLGPKLQATQVEIHEDFIQSCFDRLKASYDTLCVLDGDKDSINCARQEAIRMVRVLTVLREYITECDSDYHEERTILPMSRAFRGKHITLIVRFPNQGRQVDDLDIWSHTNDTIGSVRRCILNRIKANSAHTKIELFIGGDIIDPADDRKLIGQLNLKDKTLITAKLTQVSANMPSSPDSSSDSSTGSPGNHGNHYSDGPNPEVESCLPGVIMSLHLRYISFLWQVADLGCNLNMPLLRDGARVLMKLMPPDNTTVENLRAICLDHAKLGESSLSPTLDSRFFGPSPSQVLYLIEVVYALLMPASGTLGEDASDFQYNFLRSGGLPLVLSMLTRNNFLPNADMETRRGAYLNALKIAKLLLTAVGFGHVKAVAEACQPVAEGNIPVSPINQATHDQALVLQSALQNIPNPSAECMLRNVAIRLAQQISDENFFQASKYIPDISVIRAVQKIVWASGCGSIQLVFSSIEEVSNIYEKTNAGNEPDAEDEQVCCEALEVMTLCFALIPTALDALSKEKAWQTFIIDLLLHCQSKLVRQMAQEQFFLMATRCCMGHRPLLFFITLLFTVLGSTAKERAKHAGDYFTLLRHLLNYAYNSNINLPNAEVLLNNEIDWLKRIKDEVRRTGETGVEETILEGHIGVTKELLAFQTAEKKYYIGCEKGGANLIKELIDDFIFPASNVYLQYMKTGEFPPEQAIPVCSTPATITAGFELLVALAVGCVRNLRQIVDILTDMYYSGGEALAEWEYLPPVGPRPTKGFVGLKNAGATCYMNSVIQQLYMIPPIRNGILAIEGTGSDVDDDMSGDEKQDNESNVDPRDEVFSYHHQFDDKPSLSKAEDRKEYNIGVLRHLQVIFGHLASSRLQYYVPRGFWKQFRLWGEPVNLREQHDALEFFNSLVDSLDEALKALGHPAMLSKVLGGSFADQKICQGCPHRYECEESFTTLNVDIRNHQNLLDSMEQYVKGDLLEGANAYHCEKCNKKVDTVKRLLIKKLPPVLAIQLKRFDYDWERECAIKFNDYFEFPRELDMEPYTVAGVAKLEGSDVHPENQVIQQNEPSEPEPPCSSRYRLVGVLVHSGQASGGHYYSYIIQRNGSGTEGETNRWYKFDDGDVTECKMDDDEEMKNQCFGGEYMGEVFDHMMKRMSYRRQKRWWNAYILFYERMDSLDKDGELIKYISELSLSSKPHQIKMPPAIECSVRKQNVQFMHSRMQYSLEYFQFIKKLLTCNSVYLNPPPGQDHLLPEAEEMSKISIQLAARFLFSTGFHTKKSVRGPASDWYDALCILLRHSKNVRCWFAHSALFSNPNRFSEYLLECPSAEVRGAFSKLIVFIAHFSLQDGPYPSPVASPGPSSQGCDNLSLSDHLLRAVLNLLRREVSEHGRHLQQYFNLFVMYANLGLAEKTQLLKLGVPATFMLVALDEGPGPPIKYQYAELGKLYTVVSQLVRCCDVTSRMQSSINGNPPLANPYGDPSLTQPIMPLHQLVAEILFVRTSYVKKIIEDCSNSEETIKLLRFCCWENPQFSSTVLSELLWQVAYSYTYELRPYLDLLLQILLVEDSWQTHRIHNVLKGIPDDRDGLFDTIQRSKNHYQKRAYQCIKCMVALFTNCSVAYQILQSNGDLKRKWTWAVEWLGDELERRPYTGNAQYTYNNWSPPVQSNETSNGYFLERSHSARMTLAKACELCPEECHLTKHEVVSEEDAGRKLSSPQQLLPGEVTGQQQHTEQDEQEAPDDQESSPPEDTTLYPHSPGTQFQQQNNLPHGQPYTGPAAQHMNNPQRPGPRAQENWEPPEEVPPAQTKE from the exons ATGACTGCCACGACTCGTGGCTCCCCCATGggggggaatgaaagtcaggagCAAGGCCAAGCTCCGGATGGTCAGTCTCAGCCCCCACTGCCCCAAAACCAG ACATCCACTCCCACAACGTCCAATGAGAACTCTCCAGTGAGTCCTCCAGATGAGCAGGTCCAGGGCGACTGTACAGGCcagctggaggaggaggaggagccagCTTTTCCCCACACAGACCTGGCCAAACTGGATGACATGATCAACAG ACCCCGCTGGGTTGTTCCAGTTTTGCCAAAGGGTGAATTAGAAGTTCTTCTTGAAGCTGCTATAGATCTTTGCAAAAAAG GACTCGATGTCAAGTGCGAAGCCTGCCAGAGATTTTTCCGTGATGGTTTGACAATATCGTTCACCAAAATACTGACTGATGAGGCTGTCAGTGGATGGAAATTTGAAATCCAT AGGTGCATAATCAACAACACCCATCGTCTTATGGAACTGTGTGTGACCAAGCTCTCTCAGGACTGGTTTCCTCTTCTAGAGCTCTTGGCCATGGCCACCAACCCCCACTGCAAATTTCACATATACAATGGTACCCGGCCCTCAGAGACTGTGCCTGCTGGGGTGCAGCTGGCTGAAGATGAGCTTTTCGCTCGCCCGCCTGACCCTCGCTCTCCTAAG gGCTGGTTGGTGGATTTAGTAAACAAATTTGGCACATTAAACGGGTTTCAAATTCTGCACGATCGATTCATGAGTGGCCAAGCTCTGAACGTGCAGATCATCGCCGCACTCATAAA GCCTTTCGGGCAGTGCTACGAGTTTCTCACTTTGCACACGGTGAAGAAGTACTTCCTTCCCGTTATAGAAATGGTTCCCCAGTTTCTAGAAAACCTCACTGATGAGGAGCTAAAAAAGGAAGCCAAGAATGAAGCCAAAAATGATGCTCTGTCTATGATAATCAAGTCATTGAAGAACCTGGCTTCCCGAGTACCAGGGCAAGAAGAAACAGTGAAGAACATGGAAATATTTAGATTAAAAATGATTCTTAG GTTATTGCAAATTTCTTCTTTTAATGGCAAAATGAATGCACTAAATGAAGTAAATAAGGTGATCTCAAGCGTCTCGTACTACACACACCGGCATGGCAACCCCGAAGAGGCAGAGTGGCTAACGGCAGAGCGCATGGCG GAGTGGattcaacaaaacaacattttgtCCATTGTGCTGCGAGATAGCCTTCATCAGCCCCAGTATGTGGAGAAACTAGAGAAGATCCTGCGCTTTGTCATTAAAGAGAAAGCACTTACGCTTCAGGACCTGGACAACATTTGGGCTGCCCAg GCTGGGAAACACGAGGCTATTGTCAAAAATGTTCACGATCTCCTAGCGAAATTAGCATGGGATTTCTCACCTGAACAACTAGACCACCTTTTTGACTGTTTTAAG GAAAGCTGGACAAATGCGAGTAAAAAGCAACGGGAGAAGTTACTGGAATTAATTCGTAGGCTTGCAGAAGATGATAAAGATGGTGTGATGGCACACAAAGTGCTCAATCTGCTGTGGAACTTGGCCCATAGTGATGATGTTCCTGTGGATATTATGGACCAGGCCCTCAGTGCTCATATAAAGATTTTGGACTACAGCTGTTCCCAG gaCAGGGATACCCAGAAGATCCAGTGGATAGACCGCTTCATTGAAGAGTTGCGATCAAATGATAAATGGGTGATTCCTGCACTGAAGCAGATTCGAGAGATCTGCAGTTTGTTTGGAGAGGCTCCACAAAATCTCAG TCAAACACAGAGGAGCCCACATGTTTTTTATCGCCATGACCTTATTAACCAACTCCAGCACAATCATGCACTGGTCACTCTGGTAGCTGAGAATCTGTCTGCATACATGGAGAATATGAGACAGTTCTCCAAAG CAGAGCACACAGACTTTGACCCTCAGACGGTCAGGCCTGGAAGTCGATACAGTCATGTGCAGGAGGTGCAGGAGCGATTGAACTTTTTGAG GTTTTTGCTGAAGGATGGGCAGCTGTGGCTCTGTGCCCCTCAGGCCAAACAGATCTGGAAATGCCTGGCAGAGAATGCGGTGTTCCTGTGTGATCGTGAAGCCTGCTTCAAATGGTACTCCAAACTGATGGGGGACGAGCCGGACCTTGACCCTGACATCAACAAGGACTTTTTTGAGAACAATGTGCTCCAGCTGGATCCCTCTCTTCTGACTGAAAACGGCATGAAATGCTTCGAGCGCTTCTTTAAAGCAGTGAACTGCAGAGAGGGCAAGCTGGTGGCCAAGCGCCGAGTCTATATGATGGATGACCTGGAATTGATCGGTCTGGATTACCTATGGAGG GTTGTGATTCAAGGAAGTGATGACATTGCTAACCGAGCAATTGATTTACTTAAAGAGATTTATACAAACCTTGGACCAAAATTGCAGGCCACTCAG GTGGAGATCCATGAAGACTTTATTCAGTCTTGCTTTGACCGGCTCAAAGCCTCCTATGATACGCTTTGTGTTCTGGATGGGGATAAGGACAGCATTAACTGTGCCAGACAGGAGGCCATCCGCATGGTGCGCGTTCTCACTGTTCTCAGGGAGTACATTACAGAATGTGACAGTGACTACCATGAGGAAAGGACCATCTTGCCAATGTCCAG AGCATTTCGTGGGAAGCACATCACCCTCATTGTGCGCTTTCCAAACCAAGGTCGACAGGTGGATGATCTGGACATCTGGTCCCACACCAACGACACCATCGGTTCCGTGAGACGCTGCATTCTCAATCGAATAAAGGCGAACAGCGCACACACCAAGATCGAGCTCTTTATTGGTGGGGACATCATCGATCCTGCTGATGACAGGAAATTGATTGGGCAGCTCAATCTCAAAGACAAAACT CTTATTACAGCCAAGCTCACGCAAGTCAGTGCCAATATGCCTTCAAGCCCAGACAGTTCCTCTGACTCTTCCACCGGCTCTCCTGGGAACCATGGCAACCACTATAGTGATGGACCGAACCCTGAAGTTGAGAGTTGTCTTCCTGGAGTG ATAATGTCCCTGCACTTGCGCTACATCTCTTTCTTGTGGCAAGTTGCTGACCTGGGCTGCAATCTAAACATGCCTCTTCTGCGAGATGGAGCTCGGGTTCTTATGAAGCTCATGCCACCAG ACAACACTACAGTGGAAAACCTGCGAGCCATTTGCTTGGATCATGCCAAACTTGGAGAAAGCAGCCTTAGTCCCACTCTTGATTCTCGATTTTTTGGTCCATCACCTTCACAAGTCCTTTACTTAATAGAG GTGGTTTATGCCTTACTTATGCCAGCTAGTGGCACACTTGGAGAGGATGCTAGTGACTTCCAGTACAACTTCTTGAGGAGCGGCGGCCTACCTTTAGTGTTAAGCATGCTGACCCGAAATAATTTCCTTCCAAATGCTGACATGGAGACGCGCAGAGGAGCCTATCTCAATGCACTAAAAATAGCCAAGCTCCTGCTTACAGCGGTGGGCTTTGGTCACGTGAAAGCTGTCGCTGAAGCCTGCCAGCCTGTGGCAGAGGGGAACATCCCTGTGTCACCT ATCAACCAGGCCACTCATGACCAGGCGCTTGTGCTCCAGAGTGCCCTGCAAAACATCCCAAACCCCTCGGCTGAGTGCATGCTGCGCAACGTGGCCATCCGTCTAGCTCAGCAGATCTCCGATGAG AATTTTTTCCAGGCCTCTAAGTATATCCCAGACATCAGTGTGATCAGGGCAGTTCAGAAGATTGTCTGGGCCTCTGGTTGTGGTTCAATTCAACTTGTTTTCAGTTCCATTGAGGAAGTCAGCAATATCTATGAGAAG actAATGCAGGGAATGAGCCAGATGCAGAGGATGAGCAAGTGTGCTGTGAGGCCTTGGAGGTCATGACCTTGTGTTTTGCCCTTATTCCGACTGCACTAGATGCACTTAGCAAAGAGAAGGCATGGCAGACCTTCATCATTGATTTACTGTTGCACTGCCAGAGCAA GTTGGTTCGCCAAATGGCCCAAGAACAGTTCTTCCTCATGGCCACTAGGTGTTGCATGGGTCACAGGCCTCTTCTGTTCTTTATTACTCTTCTCTTCACTGTTTTAGGT AGCACTGCAAAAGAACGAGCCAAGCACGCTGGCGATTACTTTACCCTCTTAAGGCACTTGCTCAACTACGCATATAATAGCAACATCAATCTCCCTAATGCAGAGGTTCTTCTCAATAATGAGATTGATTGGTTAAAAAGGATCAAG gatGAAGTTAGGAGAACTGGAGAGACTGGTGTGGAAGAGACCATATTAGAAGGACATATTGGTGTCACAAAGGAGCTACTGGCATTCCAGACAGCAGAAAAGAAGTACTATATAGGTTGTGAAAAGGGAGGAGCTAACCTCATCAAG GAGCTTATTGATGACTTCATCTTCCCAGCATCTAATGTGTACTTGCAGTACATGAAGACTGGAGAGTTCCCCCCTGAGCAGGCTATACCTGTTTGTAGCACTCCTGCCACCATAACAGCTGGCTTTGAACTCTTGGTCGCACTTGCTGTTGGATGTGTTCGCAATCTCAGACAGATTGTTGACATCCTAACTGACATGTACTACTCGG GTGGGGAGGCACTTGCAGAATGGGAGTACTTGCCACCAGTAGGCCCAAGACCCACTAAAGGCTTTGTGGGGCTGAAGAATGCAGGTGCCACTTGTTATATGAACTCAGTCATCCAACAGCTTTACATGATCCCACCCATCAGAAACGGCATCTTGGCTATTGAGGGCACGGGCAGTGATGTGGACGATGACATGTCTGGGGATGAGAAGCAAGATAATGAG AGCAATGTCGATCCACGTGATGAGGTCTTCAGTTATCACCACCAGTTTGATGACAAGCCATCACTTAGTAAAGCAGAGGACAGAAAAGAGTATAACATTGGAGTTCTGCGCCACCTGCAGGTCATCTTTGGACATCTTGCTTCTTCCAGACTGCAGTACTATGTTCCCAGGGGCTTTTGGAAACAGTTTAG GTTGTGGGGTGAGCCAGTGAATCTGAGAGAACAACACGATGCCCTGGAGTTTTTCAATTCGCTTGTAGATAGTTTAGACGAGGCTTTAAAAGCACTGGGCCATCCTGCCATGCTGAGTAAAGTGCTGGGAGGATCCTTTGCTGATCAGAAGATCTGTCAGGGTTGCCCTCATAG GTATGAATGTGAGGAATCGTTTACAACACTGAATGTAGATATTAGAAACCACCAGAATCTGCTTGATTCCATGGAGCAGTATGTGAAGGGTGATTTGCTCGAGGGTGCTAATGCCTACCACTGTGAAAAATGCAACAAGAAA GTGGACACAGTGAAACGTTTGCTCATTAAGAAACTGCCTCCGGTACTGGCCATCCAATTGAAGAGATTTGATTATGACTGGGAACGAGAGTGTGCTATTAAATTTAATGATTACTTTGAGTTTCCCCGGGAGCTGGACATGGAACCCTATACAGTAGCTGGCGTAGCCAAGCTGGAAGGCTCTGATGTCCACCCTGAGAATCAG GTCATCCAGCAGAATGAACCCTCTGAGCCTGAGCCACCATGCAGCTCACGCTACAGGCTCGTCGGAGTTCTGGTGCACTCGGGCCAAGCCAGTGGTGGGCACTATTACTCTTACATCATACAAAGGAATGGCAGTGGCACTGAGGGAGAAACCAATCGCTGGTACAAGTTTGACGACGGCGATGTCACAGAGTGCAAGATGGATGATGACGAGGAGATGAAGAACCAGTGCTTCGGGGGAGAGTACATGGGCGAAGTGTTCGACCACATGATGAAGCGCATGTCCTACCGCAGGCAGAAGCGCTGGTGGAATGCCTACATCCTGTTCTATGAGCGTATGGACTCTCTTGACAAGGACGGCGAGCTGATCAAATACATCTCCGAGCTGTCATTAAGCAGCAAGCCACATCAGATCAAGATGCCACCGGCCATCGAGTGCAGTGTACGCAAGCAGAACGTGCAGTTCATGCACAGCCGCATGCAGTACAGCCTGGAGTACTTTCAGTTCATCAAGAAACTACTAACCTGTAATAGTGTCTATCTGAACCCACCACCAG ggCAAGATCATCTTTTGCCTGAAGCAGAAGAAATGTCTAAAATTAGCATTCAGCTTGCTGCTCGATTCCTCTTCAGCACAGGATTTCATACCAAGAAATCTGTCCGTGGCCCAGCCAGTGATTG gTATGATGCCCTGTGCATCCTCCTTCGACACAGCAAGAATGTACGCTGTTGGTTTGCACACAGCGCCCTATTTTCGAACCCAAACCGCTTCTCGGAGTACTTGCTCGAGTGCCCTAGTGCTGAGGTGCGGGGGGCCTTCTCCAAGCTCATTGTATTTATTGCACATTTCTCTCTGCAAGACGGACCCTACCCATCACCTGTTGCCTCTCCAGGACCATCCAGTCAG GGCTGTGATAATTTGAGTCTGAGTGACCACTTGTTACGCGCTGTGCTCAACCTGTTACGGAGAGAAGTTTCGGAGCATGGCCGTCACCTGCAGCAGTACTTCAACCTCTTTGTCATGTATGCCAACTTGG GTTTGGCAGAGAAGACACAGCTATTGAAGCTTGGTGTGCCAGCCACGTTCATGCTGGTGGCTCTGGATGAGGGCCCCGGCCCACCTATCAAGTACCAGTATGCAGAGCTGGGGAAACTGTACACGGTGGTGTCGCAGTTGGTGCGTTGCTGCGATGTAACATCCCGTATGCAGTCCTCAATTAATG GTAATCCTCCTCTTGCCAACCCATATGGTGATCCCAGTTTAACTCAGCCCATCATGCCTCTGCATCAGCTGGTGGCTGAGATCCTGTTTGTGCGCACCAGTTATGTAAAGAAGATAATTGAGGATTGCAGTAACTCCGAGGAGACCATTAAACTGTTGCGCTTTTGCTGCTGGGAGAACCCACAGTTCTCCTCCACTGTGCTCAGTGAACTGCTATGGCAG GTTGCTTACTCCTACACATATGAACTAAGGCCTTACCTGGACTTGCTGCTCCAGATCTTGCTTGTTGAAGACTCTTGGCAGACTCACAG GATCCACAACGTACTCAAGGGGATCCCGGATGACCGCGATGGCCTGTTTGACACCATCCAGCGCTCGAAAAATCACTACCAGAAAAGAGCTTACCAGTGCATCAAGTGCATGGTGGCTCTGTTCACTAATTGCTCAGTTGCCTATCAGATTCTTCAG AGCAATGGAGACCTAAAGAGAAAGTGGACATGGGCTGTAGAGTGGCTTGGTGATGAGCTAGAGCGCAGGCCATATACTGGCAATGCCCAGTACACGTATAACAACTGGTCACCACCTGTACAGAGCAACGAGACCTCCAACGGCTACTTCCTGGAGCGTTCTCACAGTGCCCGCATGACTTTAGCCAAAGCTTGTGAGCTGTGCCCAGAGgag TGTCACTTAACGAAGCACGAGGTGGTGTCTGAAGAGGACGCAGGCCGGAAGCTGTCCTCGCCACAGCAGCTTTTGCCAGGGGAAGTGACAGGCCAGCAGCAACACACT GAGCAGGATGAGCAAGAGGCCCCTGATGACCAGGAATCCTCTCCACCGGAAGACACGACTCTGTACCCCCACTCTCCAGGGACACAGTTTCAACAG CAAAACAACCTTCCCCACGGTCAGCCGTATACTGGCCCGGCAGCACAGCATATGAACAATCCTCAACGTCCAGGTCCACGAGCACAAGAGAACTGGGAGCCCCCAGAAGAGGTGCCACCTGCCCAGACGAAAGAGTAG